The following DNA comes from Cellulophaga sp. HaHa_2_95.
TTCTCTACTTGATTTAAGTGAAGAGCAGAAAATATTGTTACAGCAACAAAATTTTGCTCAATACTTTAAGCGTTCTAAAAATGATAACCAAGTTTGTTTTGATATTCGGTTTAAAGAAGAAGATGATACTTATAAATTAGAATCAAGTTATATCATTGGTGTCAATTGGATTGTAAAAGGAAAACTACCTATTTATATCAAACCTAAATTAAATAACGATACTAATGAGGTAGATTATTTATCCATGCTATTTGAGGCTTTAAAAGAGACCGAAAATATAAAGCATTTGGATAATTTATACACCATAGATTTTAATGCGCCATCAATTCATATAGAACAACAGCAGGATATATTAAGTCCGTTATTAATTTTAGAGTTTTTAACTATTCTAAAACAGATTGTAAAAAAAGGACTTAAAAAATCGTATTACGATGTTACTCAAAATTTAAATACAAGAGTTAAAGGTAAAGTATTGGTAAATGCTTCTGTAAAAAAGAATCATACAAAAAGCAAGATGCATTTTAATTACTGTAAGTATCAGGAGTTTGGTTATAATTCTAAAGAAAACAGACTTTTAAAAAGAACTTTAGAGTTTGCAAAAGCTGTAATTGCTAATCATAAATCGTTATCTTCAGAGAGTATAAAACAACTTATCAATTATGTAAGTCCTGCGTTTTCTAATGTATCGTCAAATGTTAGCTTGAAAGAAGTTACTAATTTAAAACACAATCCATTTTTTAAAGAGTATAAATCGGCTGTTCAAATTTCAAAAATTATATTAAAACGTTTCTCTTACAATATTTCTCAGGTAAGTGAAATAAAATATACAACACCACCATTTTGGATAGATATGACGAAGCTCTTTGAGTTATATCTATTCAAAAAAATAAAAGAAGTTTTTCCGTTAAGAGGAGAAGTGCTTTATCATGAAAAATTTCACAAGTTAGAACCCGATATCTTGCTGAATTCTAAAGATGGTAAATACAAAGTTATCATTGATGCAAAATATAAACCTAGATATGAATCAGGTAGTATTTCTCATAAGGACGCAGCGCAAGTAAGTGGTTATGGTAGGTTAAAATCAATTAGAAAAGAACTTAAGATTGAAGATGATAATCTATTGACAGATACTCTAATCGTTTACACGAGTAATGAATCCAAGAATAAAGACATAGTTATAAATGAACTATTATCTCAAGAAGATAAACGATATCTAAAACTTTATAAATATTCAATACAGATACCGGTAATATAATTTTTTTTAAATTAGTAGGAGTGAAGTACCTTCTGATTCGATATTACATCCAATCAATATTTTTCCTCATTTTTAACTAGCAGTTTATAAAGTAATTTCTGAACGTTTAAAATTTAGATATGTTATATGGATACGTTAGAACAGGTCTTTACGAGAAGAACTTAGACCTACAATTAGATGTTTTAGAACGGTATGGCATCCAATCTGAAAATATAGTAGTAGAAAGGAACATAATGTTTAATTCAAAATTAGAGAAGTTAATAGGTCAAATTTCAAAATTAGGAAAAGGTGATACCCTTGTAATTTGGAGGTTAGATCGGGTCGCTAATAGCACAAAGAACTTCATTAAATTGATGAACAAGTTAGTTGAGAGAAAAATTATTTTCTATTGTGTAACAATACCATCAGTAAACACATCAAGTTCATATAAATATTCAGAATTATTAATTCAATTATTTGCTTGTTTATACGAATTGCAGAAAAGTGTCCTAAATGAAAATATTCGACTAGGACTAGAAATAAGTAAAAGGAATGGAAAGATTATTGGTGCTCCAAGAGGTCTTAGTCAAAAGAATAAGATAAAGGCTAAAAAGTGCGCAAAGCATTACAAAAAAGGGAAACGAACGGTACTAGAAATATGTGAGAAAGTTGGTGTTTCAAAAAGCACATTTTATAAATATTTGGAATATCATGGAGTTAGAATAAAGAGAAAACAAAAAAGAATGAATCCTAATTCCTAAAATCATTTAAAATCTATATTTAGGATTCACGTTTTCACGATAAATTCATAGAATTAAAATTAACTACATATTGGATATCAAACACTTAGGTTTATTTCTGTGAAAAATAATTTTGATTTTAAATGATTGTGGTTTAGATTTTAAATGATGGTTGACAACTAATTAGAATCCTGATTTTAAATTGTTAGTGTAGTGATTCTAAATTAGCGGTTACATATTCGCCGTTTTACAAGATATACCAATTTGTGCTATAATTTATATTATGTAAAATAGAATATTTAAGAACCTCTTCACTTTTGTAATCCCGTTTAGACTTATAAGTCAATGAATACATAATGCCACTTGCATCGTCTCGCCGACTTTCTAAATCATCCACAGGATAATTCAAAAAGCTCGCGTATGTAAAATAGAAAATATAGGAACTCCTCTCTCAATTGAATCAAACATAACTAAATTATCACTTGTTCTGTAAGTTCATCTATAAAACCTATAAGTCCAACGCTCCATCTCGCCGCTATTTAAAATAATCCACAGGATAATCTTAAATACTCGCGTATGTAAAATAGAATATTTAAGAATCTCTTTACTTTTGTAAAATTGCTATCCCGTTTAGACTTATAAGTCAATGAATACATAATGCCACTTGCTACGTCTCGCCGACTTTCTAAATCATCCACAGGATAATTCAAAAAGCTCGCGTATGTAAAATACGGCAGAAATTTCAGAAATTAAGTATTTCTGAAATTTTAAGCGAGCTGTTGCGGTGGCATTGTTCACTTTAATGTTCCTTGTTTGATTATTTCAATGGTATTTGGCTCTGCATCCATTGCTTCATTTCTGCTATATTTGAAATCATCCTTAAGTTAATCTCAAATACACAAGAAGTTAATCTCAAATACACAAGTATTCTGATTCGCTAAAACAAAAAAACTCACGTACAAAAAACGAATGTCTTTACGTACGTGAGTAAAATTTTTAAAAAGCAATCTATAGCAGCTTATAAACTTAATTGTTTAGTTGGTATAAGCTCCCATATTCCATGCGCCAGTAGTTGGTCTGGCTACTTGGTTGATATCAACTTTTATGTTAAGTCCGTATAACGTTTCAAAATGATCATACACATCTAATGTTAAAGCACTAGGTGTTAATCCCGCAGCTACGGCAGTACTAGCTGCTTGCAAAGAGAAATCATTAGCATTAGCAGCTACAAATAATGGAGCTGCACTCATACAGCCTTCGCCTTTATCAAAAGCAGCTTGAAAACTTGCTAGATCATGAGTAACACCATTACTCCACGTTATTTTAGCTTCAGCATCAAAATGATTATTTCTTAGTGTAGATAATGTTCCAGTTTGGTAGCTGTCTTCTAACATCACATCAAAATCTCGTGTATTAGAAAATACATTGTTTTCAATGACCATCGTAGAATTATAATAACCATTAGCAACTGCAATATCACTATTCACAATAGTATTATTAATAATATATCTTGGTGTCGCTCCATTATTTATTTCTATCCCTAAACCACTGGTAGCACCATTATGTGCAGTACCATCTATAGTAGCATCATGAATAAAGTTCCCAATAATAAAAACACTTTTTCCATTAGTACCTGCACCGCCATTATCACTACCTCCGCGAATACCAGTGTATGCATTATAAATTTCATTATAAAGTATCCACACACGATCTGGAGCATATTGAAAACCAATTCCTTTTGCGGGTGACCATGGGGTATCTATGATATCATGAATCACATTTTCACTAATGATAATGTCCAACGCATATTTTATACCAATTCCTGCTTGCGCAATATTAAAAATATGGTTGCGCGCAATATATATATGATGTGCTGTCGGCTGGTTTTCCAAGGTTCCGGCTTCTACTTGAAGTCCGGCAGACGAATTACTAAATTCATTATTTACAACCCACATATTACTTGTATACGATTGTATAGAACACCCACGGGCGTCAATATCTACATCGGAATCAAGCGGGCCAATTCTATGTGCTTTATTATTGTATATGATAATATCTGAAGCTGGATCATCTTTTAAGCCTACCGTATTTATTAAAACACCGCCAGCAACATCAACTTCACCTTTCATTTCACTATTTCTAATTAAGATGTGATCTACAGGAGATCCTGGTTGGTTTGAACCCAATTGTATTCTCCCACCAGAATGAAAATAAAAACCATCTAGATACACATAGCTGCCAGATAGTAGCATTTTTTTATCGGTTATTTCAGCTCTATTTTCAGTATCACTAACCACCCAAACAGGTCCGCTTTCACCAGCTACCCACGTTTCGCCAGTTCCTTCGCCTCTAAGTTTTATATCGTTTTGTATGTAATTATAATTACCTGAAACCACTACATATGCCCCTGCAGGAACAGGAAATGGAATTGTTTTACGTGGTGCAGTTGGTGTACCATAGGTATTATCAGTATCAGAGCCAGTAGCATATTCCACAAAATAATAACCAATCTGTTCTGTTTCCCATGTTTCAGGAGCCTCAGGGCTAGCCATATCTGGAGAAATCCATGCATCGGGAACACCAATAGCGGCCACATAGTCACCCGTAATTCCAGAAGTTGAGGATCCATCATCTAATACCGTATCTAATTCGCCATCACTGCTGCAACTTGCAATGCTCATACATAGTAATCCTATGTAGGTAATCTTCATAAAAAATTTGTTCATGTTATTTTTGGAGTATTAGATAGATTTGGTGCTACCTATCTAAACTAGCTATTCTGGAATTTATTGCAGCTAAGTAGTAAATGAATGTAGTTGTAAGATATTTCTTATAGTACTTATCGATATTTATAACTATCTGAAATACATTTAGTTATATGTTGTGAATAGCATTGTGAAATATCCAAAGTATATCAGAAGTAAGAGGGGTTAGGTAATTCTATATCCGCCCCCTACCCTAGTATATTTTCTGATGCTTATCACGAGTAGTTTTAACACTTTTTGAGATGTGCTATCGCAATGTGTGCTAAGAATCTTTCGGCTTTAATTGTTCTTTTAATTCCGCCAACTGGTTTTCTTTGAATACCATAGTACGGTGTGGAAAGGGAATTTCAATGCCTTTGGCATCAAACTCCTTTTTAATGCTTTCTAAGAGATCACATTTCATGACAAATGACGAAGGATAATCTTTTGCCCACGTCCATGCCCTAAGCGTAACTTCAGATTCATTGAGACCTACAACGCGCACCAATACCTTAGGATCTCCGTTTTTTATATCTAATGGGTTTCTATTGTCTATAATACTTGGATGTTGGGTACATTGCTCGCGCATGATCTCTTTAGCGGTATCAATATCACTATCATAAGAAATACCAATCTCTATCCATTGGCAGCATTTACGATCGCCTAAATCATAGTTGATAAGCTTTTCCTTATTAATGATGGAATTTGGAACCACAATCATTTTATTCTCAAAATTTCTAATCACCGTATGGCGTAAGGTAATATCTATCACCGTACCCACCATATCATCAGAAATACGTACAATGTCAAAAATTTTAAAAGGCTTGAAGGTGATAATAAACACACCGCCCACTAAATTTGCCAAAGCTTCTTGAGAGGCTACACCCGCAATAACAGCAATGACTCCTGCCCCACCCAAAGCTGTTTGTGCTAAACCGCGTAGTGAAGGGAAGGCCATCACAGCAAAAAGCACTCCTAAAAAATACACGCCAAATACGGCCAGATTTCGTAAAAATTTATAGCTCGTAGGATCGCTTTTTTCTTCTACCCGTTTGGCAATCATATGGGAAAAAAGCATCTGTACTACAGAGACCCCAATAATAGTAAGAATAAGCACCAAGCCCAGATAGAAAATCAGCCAAAAATCTTTCTGTACACGTTGATAGTATTGTTCATTAATGAATACAAAAATCAGGGAAATGAGTCCTAGAACAACCCATAGAGTTTTAAGAATGCGACGCAATAAATCTAGAGTGCTAGCCTCTTGATTGGGGAACTTTGCATGTAATTTATTTTTTAACCAATTAAGAAAATAGTTGGTCAAAACAAGGAGTACGACTACCGTTCCTATAGTCCCTAGAATGTGGTAAATTGCCTTTGAATTTTCCTGAATAAACTCGTTCATATCATTCTATGTATTAAAGGTGCCTACTGGGTCCTTGTGGTTTGAAAGTCAAATTTACAGATTGTAACCCATATTAAGAGCTCCATTATCTTAAGAATTGATTCTTAGGGATAAACTAGGGCCATTTGGGATAAGTTTTTATGTAGGAATAACTTCTATAAATGGTTTTTCAGCGTTGAAAATAAACCTATCATCGTCTTTTTTAAACCAATCAAAAGATTTTCATTTTTCGCACTAAAAAATGCGTTAATTGCATCAATAAATACAAATACATTTATATACATTTGTGCGAGTATTAACACTAATTTTTAACTAATTATGAACTTGAAAAAAATCTCCCTAGTATTATTTTTAGCAGCAGCATTTACATTTGTTGGTTGCTCTAAAGATGAAAACCAAACTACTGAAAATGAATTACGTACTAAAGTATTTGTCTTAGGTGCTGCAGATAATGCGGACATTTCTGGAACGGCTACTTTTACTGAAAAAGAAGATGGTTCTACATCAATTTTTCTGAGCTTAACTAATTCAAATAATGACATACACCCAGCATTTATTTATTTAGATGATGTTACTTCTACTGGTGAAGTAGCGATTACTTTAGCACCGATTGAATGTAACTGTGAAGAGAGTACCACAGAAGTATCTATGTTGGATAACGGTACGGCAATTACCTTTGATGAATTATTGTTTTTTGATGGAAACATTAGAGTACACCAAAGTGCTAGTGATTTAGAAACCGTTATTGCTCAAGGGAATATTGGTATCAATGCGATCAACGAACAAGCGAAATAATTAAAGCATATTTTATATAAAAAACCCTCGAAGAATATTCTTCGAGGGTTTTTTTATGCCTATTAATCGACATTAATTGCGTCTAGATAAAATGGCCATATAATCATCTATAACACCATCACCATCATAATCCGTCATGATTTGATACTTTAAGGTGTTTTCTGACAATTCTAAAATAGTTAATGCGTAATTATCTTCAGGATCACTGCCTATGTTTAGGTTTAGAATTGAATCTTCAATACTCCAGCTACCTACCGTCGATGCGACTTGCTCACATCCATTTCCTGTAATGTTTTCAAATTCGGTTTGTTGGTATACACCATCACTCGTATAAATCTGATATTCATTTTCTTTTTGGCACTCATCATTAAAATCAATATCCTCACCGTTTAAGGTTTGTGAGATGTAATTCCATTCTCCTAATATAAGTTCACGCTGATCTAGTGGTTCTTCGACATCGTTATCATTGTCGTCGTCTGAACATGAAACAAATAATGTTGCAGCGCATATCATTCCTAAAATGAATCTGGGTTTTTTCATGAGATAATTTTTAAGTTCTTGTACTTAATACGCTTTTATGCTATGGATATTGCCCTCATATCGATTAAAATTACAACAGAGTTCTGCTACTTAGATCAATTGAAAAAGCCTCGAAGAATTTTCTTCGAGGCTTTTTTATACTACTCAATACTCAATACTCAATACTCAATACTCAATACTCAATACTCAATACTCAATACTCAATACTCAATACTCAATACTTTGTACTTAATACTGCGAACTAGTACTCTTTTTTATCTTGCTTACTATCCCAAGCATTAAACACTTCTAAAGCGTCTTTACGTGCTAGTTGCACAAACTTAATTTGGCGTCCGTCAATATCTTTATCAATCTCATCATAAATGAACTGATCATCAAACTGAATGGCAGCAGCATCTTCACGGCTACATCCAAAATAAACCATTTTTGGTCTGGTCCAGTAAATAGCGCCTAAGCACATTGGACAGGGCTCACAAGAGGTATAAATAGTACAATCTGTTAATTCAAAATTATTTAGTTTTTTACACGCTTCACGAATGGCCACTACCTCAGCATGAGCTGTAGGATCGTTGGTAGAAGT
Coding sequences within:
- a CDS encoding right-handed parallel beta-helix repeat-containing protein, yielding MKITYIGLLCMSIASCSSDGELDTVLDDGSSTSGITGDYVAAIGVPDAWISPDMASPEAPETWETEQIGYYFVEYATGSDTDNTYGTPTAPRKTIPFPVPAGAYVVVSGNYNYIQNDIKLRGEGTGETWVAGESGPVWVVSDTENRAEITDKKMLLSGSYVYLDGFYFHSGGRIQLGSNQPGSPVDHILIRNSEMKGEVDVAGGVLINTVGLKDDPASDIIIYNNKAHRIGPLDSDVDIDARGCSIQSYTSNMWVVNNEFSNSSAGLQVEAGTLENQPTAHHIYIARNHIFNIAQAGIGIKYALDIIISENVIHDIIDTPWSPAKGIGFQYAPDRVWILYNEIYNAYTGIRGGSDNGGAGTNGKSVFIIGNFIHDATIDGTAHNGATSGLGIEINNGATPRYIINNTIVNSDIAVANGYYNSTMVIENNVFSNTRDFDVMLEDSYQTGTLSTLRNNHFDAEAKITWSNGVTHDLASFQAAFDKGEGCMSAAPLFVAANANDFSLQAASTAVAAGLTPSALTLDVYDHFETLYGLNIKVDINQVARPTTGAWNMGAYTN
- a CDS encoding nucleoside deaminase, with the protein product MTERDEFFMKRAIALAAEGMNANAGGPFGAVVVKDDEIIAEGYNRVTSTNDPTAHAEVVAIREACKKLNNFELTDCTIYTSCEPCPMCLGAIYWTRPKMVYFGCSREDAAAIQFDDQFIYDEIDKDIDGRQIKFVQLARKDALEVFNAWDSKQDKKEY
- a CDS encoding McrC family protein produces the protein MIVVNEHHGFVEANSLLDLSEEQKILLQQQNFAQYFKRSKNDNQVCFDIRFKEEDDTYKLESSYIIGVNWIVKGKLPIYIKPKLNNDTNEVDYLSMLFEALKETENIKHLDNLYTIDFNAPSIHIEQQQDILSPLLILEFLTILKQIVKKGLKKSYYDVTQNLNTRVKGKVLVNASVKKNHTKSKMHFNYCKYQEFGYNSKENRLLKRTLEFAKAVIANHKSLSSESIKQLINYVSPAFSNVSSNVSLKEVTNLKHNPFFKEYKSAVQISKIILKRFSYNISQVSEIKYTTPPFWIDMTKLFELYLFKKIKEVFPLRGEVLYHEKFHKLEPDILLNSKDGKYKVIIDAKYKPRYESGSISHKDAAQVSGYGRLKSIRKELKIEDDNLLTDTLIVYTSNESKNKDIVINELLSQEDKRYLKLYKYSIQIPVI
- a CDS encoding mechanosensitive ion channel family protein — encoded protein: MNEFIQENSKAIYHILGTIGTVVVLLVLTNYFLNWLKNKLHAKFPNQEASTLDLLRRILKTLWVVLGLISLIFVFINEQYYQRVQKDFWLIFYLGLVLILTIIGVSVVQMLFSHMIAKRVEEKSDPTSYKFLRNLAVFGVYFLGVLFAVMAFPSLRGLAQTALGGAGVIAVIAGVASQEALANLVGGVFIITFKPFKIFDIVRISDDMVGTVIDITLRHTVIRNFENKMIVVPNSIINKEKLINYDLGDRKCCQWIEIGISYDSDIDTAKEIMREQCTQHPSIIDNRNPLDIKNGDPKVLVRVVGLNESEVTLRAWTWAKDYPSSFVMKCDLLESIKKEFDAKGIEIPFPHRTMVFKENQLAELKEQLKPKDS
- a CDS encoding recombinase family protein → MLYGYVRTGLYEKNLDLQLDVLERYGIQSENIVVERNIMFNSKLEKLIGQISKLGKGDTLVIWRLDRVANSTKNFIKLMNKLVERKIIFYCVTIPSVNTSSSYKYSELLIQLFACLYELQKSVLNENIRLGLEISKRNGKIIGAPRGLSQKNKIKAKKCAKHYKKGKRTVLEICEKVGVSKSTFYKYLEYHGVRIKRKQKRMNPNS
- a CDS encoding lipocalin family protein; this encodes MKKPRFILGMICAATLFVSCSDDDNDNDVEEPLDQRELILGEWNYISQTLNGEDIDFNDECQKENEYQIYTSDGVYQQTEFENITGNGCEQVASTVGSWSIEDSILNLNIGSDPEDNYALTILELSENTLKYQIMTDYDGDGVIDDYMAILSRRN